In one window of Saprospiraceae bacterium DNA:
- the rplD gene encoding 50S ribosomal protein L4, translating to MKLDVLNIQGKSTGRSIELPDNIFGIEPNEHVLYLAVKAYMANQRQGTHDSKERNEVARSTRKIKRQKGTGGARAGSMKNITFKGGGRAFGPHPRDYTQKLNKKVNQLARKSALSQKAAGEGIVVVEDIQMNEIKTREFAGIMKNLQVDKVKTLVVTPDYNETIYMSSRNIPCADLRVAKDLNTYDILNCKKLVLTESSIGKISETLA from the coding sequence ATGAAACTGGATGTACTGAATATTCAAGGAAAAAGCACCGGCCGCAGTATCGAACTGCCCGATAATATATTTGGGATCGAACCCAATGAACACGTCCTCTATCTGGCTGTAAAGGCCTACATGGCCAATCAAAGACAGGGTACTCACGATTCTAAAGAGCGCAACGAAGTAGCCCGTTCAACCAGAAAGATCAAAAGACAAAAGGGTACAGGTGGAGCGAGAGCAGGGTCTATGAAAAACATCACTTTCAAAGGGGGTGGTCGCGCTTTTGGTCCGCACCCAAGAGATTATACGCAGAAATTAAACAAGAAAGTAAACCAGCTTGCTCGTAAATCAGCGCTTTCTCAAAAAGCAGCAGGTGAAGGCATCGTTGTGGTGGAAGACATTCAGATGAATGAGATCAAAACACGCGAATTTGCTGGCATCATGAAAAATCTTCAGGTCGATAAAGTAAAGACCCTGGTCGTTACGCCCGACTACAATGAAACGATTTACATGTCCAGCCGAAACATTCCTTGCGCGGATTTGAGGGTAGCAAAAGATCTGAATACCTACGATATTCTGAATTGCAAAAAACTGGTTCTGACCGAATCCAGCATTGGTAAAATAAGTGAAACACTAGCTTAA
- the rpsG gene encoding 30S ribosomal protein S7 — protein sequence MRKHKPKKRILEPDPRFGDTLVTQFVNNMIWQGKKSTAYSIFYKAMDQVESKLSENPHEVWQRALNNVMPHIEVKPKRIGGATFQIPQEMRPARKTVTAIKWLIKYSRLRAGKGMADKLANEIISASKNEGAAVKKREDTHKMAEANRAFAHFKS from the coding sequence ATGAGAAAACATAAACCAAAAAAGCGAATTCTGGAACCAGACCCAAGGTTTGGAGATACTCTGGTGACTCAGTTTGTGAACAACATGATCTGGCAAGGTAAAAAGAGTACCGCCTACAGCATATTCTATAAGGCCATGGACCAGGTGGAATCCAAACTCAGCGAGAATCCGCACGAAGTTTGGCAACGCGCCCTCAACAACGTCATGCCTCACATCGAGGTTAAACCAAAGAGAATCGGAGGCGCCACATTCCAGATCCCTCAGGAAATGAGACCGGCCCGCAAAACGGTGACCGCCATCAAATGGCTGATCAAATATTCGCGTTTGCGCGCTGGAAAAGGAATGGCCGACAAACTTGCCAACGAAATCATTTCAGCCAGCAAGAACGAAGGAGCTGCTGTTAAGAAAAGAGAAGACACACATAAAATGGCAGAGGCCAACAGGGCTTTCGCACATTTCAAATCTTAA
- a CDS encoding 30S ribosomal protein S12: MPTINQLIRKGREKVEYKSKSRALQSNPQKRGVCTRVYTTTPKKPNSALRKVAKVRLTNGIEVICYIPGEGHNLQEHSIVLVRGGRVKDLPGVRYTIVRGALDTAGVNNRKKSRSKYGSKRPKK, from the coding sequence ATGCCTACTATTAATCAATTGATCCGAAAAGGACGGGAAAAAGTGGAGTACAAAAGTAAGTCCAGGGCCCTCCAGTCAAATCCGCAAAAAAGAGGGGTTTGCACCAGGGTTTATACGACCACTCCGAAAAAACCAAATTCCGCCCTCCGGAAAGTAGCCAAGGTGAGATTGACCAACGGCATTGAGGTGATCTGTTACATCCCGGGTGAAGGCCACAACTTGCAGGAACACTCCATCGTACTGGTGCGTGGAGGCAGGGTCAAGGATCTTCCGGGTGTGCGTTATACCATCGTCAGAGGAGCCCTCGATACAGCCGGAGTGAATAACCGCAAAAAGAGCAGATCCAAGTACGGTAGTAAAAGACCTAAGAAATAA
- the rplC gene encoding 50S ribosomal protein L3, which yields MNGLIGTKVGMTSIYDKDGKFIACTVVEVSPNVVTQVKTEESDGYSALQFSYGEARAKNANQAITGHFKNANTTPKKSSVEFRDCSLEKQLGDQVEVSEVFAEGDVIHASGICKGKGFQGVIKRHGFGGVQNATHGQHNRLRAPGSIGASSYPSKVVKGLRMAGQKGNTNIKVRNLKVAKIMPEKNLLLVRGAIPGHKGSIVIIEKK from the coding sequence GTGAACGGATTAATTGGAACTAAAGTCGGCATGACGAGTATCTATGACAAGGACGGCAAATTTATTGCCTGTACCGTTGTAGAAGTTTCTCCGAATGTAGTTACACAGGTTAAAACAGAGGAATCCGATGGGTACTCTGCTTTGCAGTTTTCCTATGGAGAAGCCAGGGCCAAAAATGCCAATCAGGCGATTACAGGCCATTTCAAGAATGCAAATACCACTCCCAAGAAAAGCTCTGTGGAGTTCAGGGATTGCAGCCTTGAAAAACAACTGGGAGACCAGGTGGAAGTTTCTGAAGTGTTTGCCGAAGGAGATGTCATTCACGCCAGTGGGATCTGTAAGGGAAAGGGATTTCAAGGGGTCATCAAACGCCACGGTTTCGGTGGGGTTCAGAATGCTACGCACGGTCAGCACAACAGATTGCGTGCTCCGGGTTCTATCGGCGCTTCTTCCTATCCTTCTAAAGTAGTGAAAGGATTGAGAATGGCCGGCCAGAAAGGAAATACCAACATCAAAGTGAGGAATCTGAAAGTTGCCAAAATAATGCCCGAAAAAAATCTTCTGCTGGTCAGAGGCGCAATTCCGGGACATAAGGGTTCTATTGTAATCATTGAAAAAAAATAA
- a CDS encoding DEAD/DEAH box helicase family protein: MDPYSDLDKLNIFKSLFKGREDVFAIRWEKQNKSGYMPAYQYDRYMYRLHQMKGGSFKDYKDKTYLPLTDQEFIKHLNGEQLIGIYPLLQDNTSWYIAADFDKAHWEYESQQLINACSKYNIPAYLERSRSGRGGHVWIFFDQPYPSAKSRKIFIQLLEESGIFSEFDKNSSFDRLFPNQDFLSEKGLGNLIALPLYKPALEAGNSCFLDNQFQAYQDQWKFLLNIQRATKSQLDAVFNQLFPNSSPVSSIVYSKKLFIILQHSIRINRSGMTPDLIQFLKNELNFSNSEYFIKMKSGRSTWGTEKFFRLIEETDQEIIIPRGFIGKLIRYCKQQKLDFEFQDERKKHNAILFHTKLTLRAHQLLAINAVNRKDLGIISAPPGSGKTVIGLKIIADKLQPALIVVHRKQLMEQWIERIQEFLGISKNEIGRIGQGKVNSGKMITVAMIQSLEKYLKKQNTEEFANSFGTILIDECHHISAETFRNTISKLSPYYQYGLTATPFRKGSDEKMIFVHLGEIISEIKPQDIEHYKRARIVIRDTTLDVPFNLKTDPFETLSKILIHDTTRNKLILEDIISELNKGRKAIIISERKDHINILYHFIKSSYEVITLIGDEPENIRKTKWKQLNDGNYQALITTGQLFGEGTDLRNASCLFLVYPFSFKGKLIQYIGRVQRSEVTPVIYDYRDRKIDYLNRLFLKRNIHYRHFEKQATLFDDFENPEHLPTKTFKLDKILKLSFDQLNFQFGAISFQYKVSDKETELEFEIENEVIRPEFDVLKPYFTKILKSNRVEVKVFAEFENGQLVSQMATSDALEKINREIIESVKFRYIEQGIIGQQYGRKETNMLDLGELQEDQKGKALYHSEAQLIDDLLKNEKARHYRQLRYLANKHDRTIIKIRFVLNPFSFVFLLTGEEKYHVVLETLDTEEATYIWHIVKNIEILQEQLKSIERDFNILRNQGRQAFLETQPINFSRIFHNYSDERKGFVVWKDQLEERIL, translated from the coding sequence ATGGATCCATATTCAGACCTGGATAAACTAAACATATTCAAAAGCCTTTTCAAAGGAAGAGAAGATGTCTTTGCCATCCGCTGGGAAAAGCAAAATAAGAGCGGATACATGCCTGCGTATCAATATGACAGGTACATGTATCGGCTGCATCAGATGAAAGGAGGGAGTTTCAAAGATTATAAAGACAAGACTTATCTTCCTCTGACAGATCAGGAATTTATAAAGCACCTTAATGGGGAACAACTCATAGGTATATATCCATTGTTGCAAGATAACACGTCCTGGTATATAGCAGCAGATTTTGATAAAGCCCATTGGGAGTATGAAAGTCAGCAATTGATAAACGCCTGTTCAAAATATAATATTCCGGCCTACCTGGAACGATCCCGTTCAGGACGTGGTGGACATGTTTGGATATTTTTTGACCAACCCTACCCTTCTGCTAAAAGTCGCAAAATATTCATTCAGCTTTTAGAAGAATCCGGAATTTTTTCGGAGTTTGATAAAAATTCAAGCTTTGACAGGCTTTTTCCTAACCAGGACTTCCTATCCGAAAAAGGATTGGGCAATCTTATTGCCTTGCCCCTATACAAGCCAGCCCTGGAAGCAGGAAATAGTTGTTTCTTAGATAATCAATTTCAAGCCTATCAAGATCAGTGGAAGTTTCTTTTAAACATTCAGCGGGCAACGAAATCACAGCTCGACGCAGTTTTCAACCAACTTTTTCCTAACAGCTCCCCAGTTTCATCCATTGTTTATTCCAAAAAGTTATTCATCATACTTCAGCATTCAATCCGTATCAACCGATCAGGTATGACGCCGGATCTGATCCAGTTCCTTAAAAATGAATTGAATTTTTCAAATTCGGAATACTTTATCAAAATGAAATCAGGCAGAAGCACCTGGGGCACTGAAAAGTTTTTCCGGTTGATTGAAGAAACGGATCAGGAAATCATCATTCCCAGGGGATTTATAGGGAAATTGATTCGGTATTGCAAACAGCAAAAATTGGATTTTGAATTTCAGGATGAACGAAAGAAACACAATGCAATCCTATTCCACACCAAGCTTACTTTAAGAGCGCATCAGTTGTTAGCCATTAATGCCGTAAACCGCAAAGATTTAGGAATTATCTCTGCCCCACCCGGATCAGGTAAAACAGTGATCGGCTTAAAGATCATCGCAGACAAGCTACAACCTGCACTCATTGTCGTACACCGGAAACAACTGATGGAACAATGGATTGAGCGCATCCAGGAATTTCTGGGAATCTCCAAAAACGAAATAGGCAGGATTGGACAAGGAAAAGTCAATTCCGGAAAAATGATCACTGTGGCCATGATCCAGAGCCTGGAGAAATACTTAAAAAAACAAAACACAGAAGAATTTGCAAATTCATTTGGAACGATTCTTATAGATGAATGCCACCATATTTCCGCAGAAACTTTTCGAAATACCATTTCTAAACTTTCCCCATACTATCAATATGGATTAACGGCTACACCCTTTCGAAAAGGAAGTGACGAAAAAATGATATTCGTTCATTTGGGAGAAATTATATCCGAGATCAAACCACAAGACATCGAACATTACAAACGAGCCCGAATCGTCATCCGTGACACGACTTTGGATGTGCCTTTTAACCTTAAAACAGACCCTTTCGAAACTTTGTCAAAAATTTTGATACACGATACCACCAGAAATAAACTGATACTGGAGGATATTATTTCAGAACTAAACAAAGGGAGAAAGGCTATCATCATTTCCGAAAGAAAAGACCATATTAATATCCTTTATCATTTTATAAAAAGCTCGTACGAAGTCATCACATTAATTGGAGATGAACCGGAAAACATCCGGAAAACGAAATGGAAACAATTGAATGATGGGAATTATCAGGCATTGATAACTACAGGACAATTATTTGGCGAAGGAACAGATCTTCGAAATGCATCCTGTCTTTTTCTTGTGTATCCGTTTTCATTTAAAGGAAAGCTCATCCAATATATTGGCCGCGTGCAAAGATCGGAAGTCACTCCTGTCATTTACGATTACAGAGATCGAAAGATCGATTATTTAAACCGATTGTTTTTGAAAAGAAATATCCATTACAGGCATTTTGAAAAACAAGCAACTTTATTTGACGATTTTGAAAATCCAGAGCATTTACCTACAAAGACTTTTAAACTGGATAAAATCCTCAAATTATCTTTTGATCAATTGAATTTTCAATTTGGAGCCATTTCATTTCAATACAAGGTTTCTGATAAAGAAACGGAACTGGAATTTGAAATCGAAAATGAAGTAATCAGACCTGAATTTGACGTTTTGAAACCTTACTTCACTAAAATACTGAAATCAAACAGAGTGGAAGTCAAAGTATTTGCAGAGTTTGAAAATGGTCAGCTGGTTTCGCAAATGGCCACTTCTGATGCTCTGGAAAAAATCAATCGGGAGATCATAGAAAGTGTAAAGTTCCGCTATATTGAGCAAGGCATCATTGGGCAACAATATGGGCGGAAGGAAACCAACATGCTTGATCTGGGTGAGTTACAGGAAGACCAAAAAGGAAAAGCCCTGTATCATTCTGAAGCGCAACTTATCGATGACTTGCTGAAAAATGAAAAAGCCAGACACTACAGACAATTGCGTTATCTGGCAAATAAACACGATCGTACCATTATAAAGATCCGGTTTGTTTTGAATCCATTTTCTTTTGTGTTTCTTTTGACCGGGGAAGAGAAATATCATGTAGTGCTGGAAACGCTCGACACGGAAGAAGCCACGTATATCTGGCATATCGTTAAAAACATAGAAATTTTACAGGAACAATTAAAATCAATAGAAAGGGATTTTAACATCCTCAGAAACCAGGGCCGTCAGGCTTTTCTGGAAACCCAACCGATTAATTTTAGCAGAATATTTCATAACTATTCAGATGAGAGGAAGGGATTTGTAGTCTGGAAGGATCAATTGGAAGAGAGGATCCTTTAG
- the fusA gene encoding elongation factor G, giving the protein MSKDLKYLRNIGIAAHIDAGKTTTTERILYYTGLTHKIGEVHDGAATMDWMAQEQERGITITSAATQTNWNWKEQSYTVNIIDTPGHVDFTVEVNRSLRVLDGLVFLFSAVDGVEPQSETNWRLADNYKVPRLGFVNKMDRQGADFFNVVSQVRTMLGSKAIPLQVPIGAEEHFTGVVDLITNKAMIWDEASKGMSYKEIPIPADIADQVQECRQELIESIAEYDDDLMVKFFDNPDTITEQEMINAIRSAVCDMKFVPMLCGSAFKNKGVQAVLDAVCAYLPSPVDVEAVKGTHPKTEEELLRKPSATDPFAALAFKVATDPFVGRLVFMRVYSGRLDAGSYVMKVRTDKDRIIMEKERISRLFLMHANDRKSIEFVEAGDIVAAVGFKDIKTGDTLCDENNPIILESMVFPEPVISIAIEPKTQKDQDKLGMSLAKLAEEDPTFRVFTDENTGQTIISGMGELHLEIIVDRLKREFGVECNQGAPQVNYKESMTKTVTHRERLKKQTGGSGLFADMEFDIGPADETFLESDEYKNGKTRMQFVWDVFGGAIDKAYIQPIIKGFESMMNNGILAGYNLENMKIRVFDGSMHSVDSKPQAFELCAKDGFREAAPKTGPQLMEPIMKLEVITPDEYVGPVIGDLNRRRGMPKGQEQRMGGAVAIQAEVPLSEMFGYVTQLRTITSGRASSTMEFSHYSPVPKQVAEEIIAKAKGTVKV; this is encoded by the coding sequence ATGTCAAAGGATCTAAAATACTTGAGGAATATCGGAATTGCGGCGCACATCGATGCGGGTAAGACAACGACCACAGAACGCATCCTTTATTATACAGGGCTTACTCACAAAATCGGAGAGGTGCACGATGGTGCAGCCACGATGGACTGGATGGCACAGGAACAGGAGCGTGGTATTACCATTACTTCTGCGGCTACACAGACCAACTGGAACTGGAAAGAGCAGTCCTATACCGTTAATATTATAGATACTCCCGGGCACGTGGATTTTACCGTGGAAGTGAACCGTTCGCTGAGAGTACTCGACGGACTGGTTTTTCTCTTTAGTGCCGTTGACGGGGTAGAGCCTCAGAGCGAAACCAACTGGAGGCTGGCCGATAACTATAAGGTACCCAGACTGGGTTTTGTCAATAAAATGGACCGCCAGGGTGCCGATTTTTTTAATGTAGTGAGTCAGGTGCGCACCATGTTGGGTTCCAAAGCAATTCCTTTGCAGGTTCCCATCGGCGCGGAAGAACACTTTACCGGTGTGGTGGATCTCATTACCAACAAAGCCATGATCTGGGACGAAGCTTCCAAAGGAATGTCTTATAAAGAAATTCCAATTCCGGCCGATATCGCTGATCAGGTACAGGAATGCCGCCAGGAACTCATCGAATCGATTGCCGAATACGACGACGATCTGATGGTTAAATTCTTCGACAACCCCGATACCATTACCGAACAGGAAATGATCAACGCCATCCGTTCTGCAGTGTGCGATATGAAATTCGTACCCATGCTTTGCGGTTCGGCTTTTAAAAATAAAGGCGTTCAGGCTGTGCTGGATGCAGTTTGTGCTTACCTTCCTTCTCCGGTCGATGTGGAAGCGGTAAAAGGTACCCATCCGAAAACAGAGGAAGAATTGCTAAGGAAACCTTCAGCTACCGATCCTTTCGCTGCATTGGCATTCAAGGTGGCTACCGACCCCTTCGTGGGCCGTTTGGTTTTCATGCGCGTCTATTCAGGCCGTCTCGATGCAGGTTCGTATGTAATGAAAGTACGTACAGACAAAGACCGGATCATCATGGAAAAAGAGCGTATTTCCAGATTGTTCCTCATGCATGCCAACGATCGTAAATCCATCGAATTTGTAGAAGCAGGCGACATCGTTGCAGCTGTTGGTTTTAAAGATATTAAAACTGGAGATACCCTCTGCGACGAGAACAATCCGATCATCCTGGAATCTATGGTATTCCCGGAACCGGTGATCTCTATCGCCATCGAACCGAAAACACAGAAAGATCAGGATAAACTGGGTATGTCTTTGGCGAAATTAGCTGAAGAAGACCCAACCTTCCGCGTGTTTACCGATGAAAATACGGGCCAGACCATCATCAGCGGAATGGGCGAGTTGCACCTGGAGATCATCGTCGATCGCCTCAAGCGCGAGTTTGGCGTAGAATGCAACCAGGGTGCTCCTCAGGTAAATTATAAGGAATCGATGACCAAAACGGTAACCCACCGCGAACGTTTGAAAAAGCAAACGGGGGGTTCGGGTTTGTTTGCCGATATGGAATTTGACATCGGTCCTGCCGACGAGACTTTCCTCGAAAGCGACGAATACAAAAATGGCAAAACCAGAATGCAGTTCGTTTGGGACGTATTCGGGGGTGCCATCGATAAAGCATACATCCAACCGATCATCAAGGGTTTCGAATCGATGATGAACAACGGGATCTTAGCCGGATACAACCTCGAAAACATGAAGATCCGTGTATTCGACGGCTCTATGCACTCGGTCGACTCCAAGCCACAGGCTTTCGAACTTTGTGCAAAGGACGGCTTCCGCGAAGCGGCTCCTAAAACAGGTCCCCAATTGATGGAACCCATCATGAAACTGGAGGTGATTACTCCGGATGAATACGTAGGTCCGGTTATCGGCGACCTCAACAGAAGGAGAGGGATGCCCAAAGGTCAGGAGCAAAGAATGGGAGGCGCTGTGGCCATCCAGGCTGAAGTGCCACTTTCCGAAATGTTTGGTTATGTGACCCAGTTGCGTACCATTACCTCAGGAAGAGCAAGCTCAACCATGGAGTTTTCACATTATTCACCGGTGCCCAAGCAGGTCGCTGAAGAGATCATCGCCAAGGCGAAAGGAACCGTGAAAGTATAG
- the rpsJ gene encoding 30S ribosomal protein S10 produces the protein MNQKIRIKLRSYDHNLVDKSTEKIVKTVRSSGAVVAGPIPLPTEKEIFTVLKSPHVNKKAREQFQLRTHKRLIEIYTPTNKTVDALSKLELPSGVDIQVKLS, from the coding sequence ATGAATCAAAAAATTCGGATTAAACTTCGCTCTTACGATCACAACCTGGTCGATAAGAGTACGGAGAAAATTGTGAAGACAGTGCGCAGTAGTGGCGCAGTTGTTGCTGGTCCGATTCCGCTGCCCACTGAGAAAGAAATATTTACCGTGCTCAAATCACCGCACGTAAATAAGAAAGCTCGTGAGCAGTTTCAACTTCGGACACACAAACGGCTCATCGAGATTTATACGCCTACCAATAAAACGGTAGATGCGTTGTCGAAACTCGAACTGCCCAGTGGAGTAGACATACAGGTTAAATTGTCTTAA
- a CDS encoding LTA synthase family protein, with product MIRGIVKSIGNTYFSYFFAAILTVLMLRTAETLHVYLRFDPKQLFASELLGLVTDIFQCGLVLCLVFPLHKQLLARFPGFGKKYGWYLIGFFTFMHITISEYFFYQLRPLDVFVFKHKTEELVFSVSTAESHVLLPALIKYSSIMLLYFILAITLHKLVLSEKTQKFLMYVFLVCSFISIILSNSFKLPVSGNLVVNKSTFLYVNIAKEIYLKLTDKDLRKHAKRFQQEFPGPQYTDLHYPFLHLADSSEKLSEYLIPGEKPPHLVLIIVEGLADDFIHDLHGMKLMPFMDSLSQKSLYWDRCLATSERSFGATPSLNGALPFGNNGFALMDKYPYHFSLVNVLNENAYKTRFFYGQGAWFHGKENFYRFNNIGDIIDKEDYEADFEKVFVGKEKYFWGYNDIDLFKKYFRETEETEDSSRYDVFFTGTSHAPFATKDEGLYRSRYKQHLKELRDPELKKHFTQCAKYYTALLNVDDALKMYLTDFAKRKDYCNTVFIITGDHAITEIPIPNSIKKYHVPLLLYSPLLQHPRTFHEVCSHLDLYETLVPWLQKQYGLRVPRFSSALSTGFKFDTGFQIEKVIPLMTDNRRIDDFFYNGMYLSEGNRMFKVGRNFELEEYYNNKTFHFLQRKLECYRAASVVATEDEMLLPTKIYDDYFGYKEVALYEVKEQLPLPEDGLTIFKDLPCSYSQYYIDLTLSSWNIFNFHPACIVSIKQKSTGKILHTQEFSKTGSSTLQFHIPVILLPEWRNNVMLDVQIRDKEMGVSLLKEVRGRVLGR from the coding sequence ATGATTCGAGGTATTGTCAAGTCTATCGGAAATACTTATTTCAGTTATTTTTTTGCTGCGATCCTGACTGTTTTGATGTTGCGGACTGCAGAGACCCTGCATGTGTATCTCCGGTTTGATCCCAAACAGTTGTTCGCATCCGAGTTGCTCGGTTTGGTCACCGACATTTTTCAGTGTGGATTGGTCTTGTGTTTGGTATTTCCCTTGCACAAACAACTGTTAGCCCGGTTTCCCGGATTTGGAAAAAAGTACGGCTGGTACCTGATCGGATTTTTTACGTTCATGCACATCACCATTTCCGAATACTTTTTCTATCAGTTGCGGCCACTCGACGTTTTCGTGTTTAAGCACAAAACAGAGGAATTGGTATTTTCGGTGAGTACTGCAGAATCGCATGTTTTATTGCCGGCTCTGATCAAATACAGCAGCATCATGCTCTTGTATTTTATATTGGCCATCACCCTGCATAAACTCGTGTTGTCAGAAAAGACGCAAAAATTCCTGATGTATGTCTTTTTAGTATGTTCGTTTATTTCCATTATTCTCAGCAACAGTTTCAAACTTCCCGTATCCGGTAATCTCGTTGTCAACAAGTCCACATTTTTATACGTCAACATCGCTAAAGAAATTTATCTGAAGCTGACCGACAAAGATCTGCGCAAACATGCCAAAAGATTTCAGCAGGAATTTCCGGGTCCGCAGTATACGGATTTACACTATCCATTTCTGCATCTGGCTGACAGCAGCGAAAAACTTTCGGAGTATTTGATTCCAGGCGAGAAACCGCCTCATCTGGTTTTGATCATTGTTGAAGGACTGGCCGACGATTTTATTCACGACCTGCATGGCATGAAGCTGATGCCGTTTATGGATAGCTTGTCGCAAAAGAGTTTGTACTGGGACCGCTGCCTCGCGACTTCCGAACGATCGTTCGGTGCCACTCCATCTCTGAACGGTGCCCTCCCCTTTGGCAACAATGGATTTGCCTTGATGGATAAGTATCCTTATCATTTTTCGCTGGTGAATGTTTTGAATGAGAATGCTTACAAGACCCGGTTTTTTTACGGACAGGGAGCCTGGTTTCACGGCAAGGAAAATTTTTACCGATTCAACAACATCGGCGACATCATCGATAAAGAAGATTACGAAGCAGATTTTGAAAAAGTATTTGTCGGCAAGGAAAAGTATTTCTGGGGATACAACGACATCGATTTATTTAAGAAATATTTTCGGGAGACTGAAGAAACAGAAGACAGCAGCAGGTACGATGTATTTTTTACCGGAACCTCGCATGCCCCCTTTGCAACCAAAGACGAAGGCTTGTACAGGAGCAGGTACAAACAACATCTGAAGGAATTGCGGGATCCCGAACTGAAAAAACATTTTACACAATGCGCAAAGTACTACACAGCCCTATTGAATGTCGATGATGCCTTAAAAATGTATTTGACCGATTTTGCGAAACGCAAAGATTATTGCAATACGGTATTTATCATCACCGGCGACCATGCCATCACGGAAATCCCCATACCCAATTCCATAAAGAAATATCACGTTCCGCTGTTGCTCTATTCTCCCCTGCTCCAGCATCCGCGAACCTTCCATGAAGTCTGCAGCCATTTAGATTTGTACGAGACGCTGGTGCCCTGGTTACAAAAACAATATGGTTTGCGCGTGCCTCGGTTCAGCAGTGCGCTATCGACCGGATTTAAATTTGACACTGGATTTCAAATTGAAAAAGTCATACCCCTGATGACGGACAACCGTCGGATCGACGATTTTTTTTACAACGGAATGTATTTGTCGGAAGGCAACCGTATGTTTAAAGTGGGCCGGAATTTTGAATTGGAGGAATATTACAACAACAAGACCTTTCATTTTTTACAACGCAAGTTGGAATGCTATCGCGCAGCCAGTGTGGTGGCGACGGAAGACGAGATGCTGTTGCCAACGAAGATATACGACGATTATTTTGGCTATAAGGAAGTGGCGTTGTACGAAGTCAAAGAACAACTCCCTTTACCTGAAGACGGACTGACTATTTTCAAGGATCTGCCGTGTAGCTACTCGCAATATTACATCGACTTAACGCTGAGCAGTTGGAACATTTTTAATTTTCATCCAGCCTGCATCGTAAGCATCAAACAAAAGTCTACCGGTAAAATCCTGCACACCCAGGAATTCAGCAAAACCGGATCCTCGACGTTGCAATTTCATATACCGGTGATCCTACTCCCCGAATGGAGGAACAATGTTATGCTCGATGTGCAGATCCGCGACAAGGAGATGGGCGTGAGTTTGCTGAAGGAAGTGAGGGGAAGGGTTTTGGGGAGGTAA
- a CDS encoding GNAT family N-acetyltransferase gives MQIANIRKAVPSDAEAMLELVKELALFEKAPEAVKTQVSDYSDGLSSGLFQALVLEIDGRGVVGMALFFPYFSTWGGKTLYLEDFIVQEALRGNGYGRMLFEAFLEEAKQQGAKKVKWQVLDWNEPARQFYKKYGAALIPGWENGVIEFEQG, from the coding sequence ATGCAAATCGCGAATATCAGGAAAGCCGTACCCTCCGATGCCGAAGCCATGCTCGAACTGGTCAAAGAACTGGCTCTGTTTGAGAAAGCCCCCGAAGCAGTCAAAACCCAGGTAAGCGATTACAGCGATGGGTTGAGCTCGGGTTTGTTTCAAGCTCTGGTCCTCGAGATCGACGGACGGGGTGTGGTGGGCATGGCCTTATTTTTCCCTTACTTCTCGACCTGGGGAGGCAAGACCCTGTATCTGGAAGATTTTATCGTTCAGGAGGCGCTTCGCGGAAACGGGTATGGCAGAATGTTGTTTGAAGCTTTTCTCGAAGAAGCGAAACAACAGGGAGCTAAAAAAGTCAAATGGCAGGTCCTGGACTGGAACGAACCGGCCCGTCAGTTTTATAAAAAGTATGGAGCTGCGCTGATCCCGGGTTGGGAAAACGGCGTGATCGAATTTGAACAGGGATGA
- the rplW gene encoding 50S ribosomal protein L23: MKKQIIIRPVVTEKSEILSTKKNQYTFLVARDSNKIEISKAIEKMYSVTVDSVNTAVMPGKPKTRNTRSAVLKGQKAAYKKAFVSLKAGDEINIFGDEK, translated from the coding sequence ATGAAAAAGCAAATCATCATCAGACCGGTGGTCACTGAAAAATCAGAGATCCTCTCTACAAAAAAGAACCAATACACTTTTTTGGTAGCCAGAGACAGCAATAAAATTGAGATCTCCAAGGCCATCGAAAAAATGTACAGCGTTACTGTCGATTCTGTGAATACCGCAGTGATGCCGGGCAAACCGAAAACGAGAAATACGAGAAGTGCTGTGTTGAAAGGACAAAAAGCTGCTTACAAAAAAGCTTTTGTGAGCCTGAAAGCCGGCGATGAAATAAACATATTTGGTGACGAGAAATAA